The Meleagris gallopavo isolate NT-WF06-2002-E0010 breed Aviagen turkey brand Nicholas breeding stock chromosome 10, Turkey_5.1, whole genome shotgun sequence genome contains a region encoding:
- the CTH gene encoding cystathionine gamma-lyase — QGYDYSRCGNPTRTCLEKAVAVLDGAKYSLAYASGLAATLNITHLLKAGDTIICMDDVYGGTNRYFQQIAVKMGLKVIFVDCTKLKCLEAAITPETKLVWIETPTNPTLKVIDIQGCADLVHKHKDILLAVDNSFMSACFQRPLSLGADICMYSATKYMNGHSDVVMGLVSVNRDDLYERLKFLQGSLGAIPSPFDCYLCNRGLKTLQLRMNQHFHNALAVGRFLESNPRVEKVVYPGLPSHPQHELVKRQCTGCPGMLSFYIKGNLKHATIFLKSIKVFTLAESLGGYESLAELPAVMTHASVPKEDREALGISDTLIRLSIGLEDEEDLLEDLDQALKAAVPDPKALK; from the exons CAGGGTTATGATTACAGCCGGTGTGGAAACCCTACCCGAAcctgcctggagaaggctgtggctgtgctggatggAGCGAAATACT ctttgGCCTATGCTTCTGGCTTAGCTGCTACTTTGAATATTACTCACCTATTAAAGGCAGGAGATACAATTATCTGTATGGATGATGTCTATGGAG gTACAAACAGATACTTCCAGCAAATAGCTGTGAAAATGggtttaaaagtaatttttgtgGACTGTACAAAATTGAAATGCCTGGAAGCTGCAATTACACCTGAGACTAAG CTTGTTTGGATTGAAACGCCCACAAACCCCACACTGAAGGTCATTGATATTCAGGGCTGTGCTGACTTGGTCCATAAGCACAAAGATATTCTGCTGGCAGTAGACAACAGTTTTATGTCTGCATGTTTCCAG cgtCCTTTGTCCCTGGGAGCTGACATCTGTATGTATTCTGCAACCAAGTACATGAACG GGCACAGCGATGTTGTAATGGGGCTCGTTTCAGTAAATCGTGATGATCTGTACGAAAGGCTCAAATTCTTACAAGGCT ctctgggagCCATTCCATCTCCCTTTGACTGCTACCTGTGCAACCGGGGTTTGAAGACTCTGCAGCTGCGGATGAACCAACACTTCCACAATGCTTTGGCTGTGGGTCGATTCCTTGAGTCAAATCCCCGAGTGGAGAAAGTCGTTTACCCTG GATTGCCTTCCCACCCTCAGCACGAGCTGGTCAAGCGGCAGTGCACTGGCTGTCCTGGGATGCTGTCGTTTTACATTAAAGGAAATCTCAAACATGCTACCATCTTTCTGAAGAGCATAAAG GTGTTCACGCTGGCTGAGAGCCTGGGAGGATATGAAAGCTTAGCAGAGCTTCC ggCTGTCATGACTCATGCTTCAGTGCCTAAAGAAGATAGAGAAGCTCTTGGAATCAGTGATACATTAATTCGCCTGTCGATTGGTTTGGAAGATGAAGAAGATTTACTGGAAGACCTAGATCAAGCTCTGAAAGCTGCA GTCCCAGACCCTAAAGCTCTGAAATGA